In Rattus rattus isolate New Zealand chromosome 9, Rrattus_CSIRO_v1, whole genome shotgun sequence, a genomic segment contains:
- the LOC116909919 gene encoding olfactory receptor 2V2, with protein sequence MAMWLNQSFTDDFILLGIFSYSPTDLLLFSVVMLVFTVALCGNVLLILLIYTDPRLHTPMYFFLSQLSLMDLMLVCTNVPKMAVNFLSGKKSISFMGCGIQIGLFVCLVGSEGLLLGLMAYDRYVAISHPLHYPVLMNKKVCLQIVGSSWAFGIVDGLVQMVVVMTFPYCSLREVDHFFCEMLSLLKLACVDTSLFEKVVFVCCVFMLLFPFSIIVASYTRILGTVLRMHSAKSQKKALATCSSHLTAVSFFYGAAMFIYLRPRQYRTPSQDKMVSIFYTVLTPMLNPLIYSLRNRDVIGALQKRLDRCRIGNQH encoded by the coding sequence ATGGCCATGTGGTTGAACCAATCATTCACAGATGACTTTATCCTCTTGGGTATCTTTTCCTACAGCCCAACAgatcttcttcttttctctgtggtcATGCTAGTCTTCACAGTGGCACTCTGTGGGAatgtcctcctcatcctcctcatctaCACTGATCCCCGTcttcacacccccatgtacttcttcctcagtcaGCTCTCCCTCATGGACCTCATGCTGGTCTGTACCAATGTGCCAAAGATGGCAGTCAACTTCCTGTCTGGCAAGAAGTCCATCTCCTTTATGGGTTGTGGTATTCAAATTGGCCTCTTTGTCTGTCTTGTGGGTTCTGAAGGTCTCTTGTTAGGACTCATGGcttatgatcgctatgtggctATTAGCCATCCACTCCACTACCCTGTCCTCATGAATAAGAAGGTCTGTCTGCAGATTGTTGGAAGCTCTTGGGCCTTTGGGATAGTAGATGGTCTGGTGcagatggtggtggtaatgaccTTCCCCTATTGTAGCTTGAGGGAGGTGGACCATTTCTTCTGTGAGATGCTCTCCTTGCTGAAACTGGCCTGTGTGGACACATCCCTATTTGAGAAGGTAGTGTTTGTCTGCTGTGTCTTCATGCTTTTGTTTCCCTTCTCCATCATTGTAGCCTCCTATACTCGCATCCTAGGAACCGTTCTCCGTATGCACTCTGCTAAATCCCAGAAAAAGGCTCTGGCCACCTGTTCCTCCCACCTCACAGCTGTCTCCTTCTTCTATGGAGCAGCCATGTTCATCTACCTCAGACCAAGACAATACCGGACTCCAAGCCAGGACAAGATGGTGTCTATCTTTTACACAGTCCTTACTCCTATGCTCAACCCCCTCATTTATAGTTTGAGGAATCGTGATGTGATAGGAGCACTGCAAAAACGGCTGGACCGCTGCAGGATTGGCAACCAGCACTGA
- the LOC116909433 gene encoding olfactory receptor 56 → MGIWLNESSVDGFILLGIFSQSQTDFLLFSAVMLVFTVALCGNVLLILLIYTDPRLHTPMYFFLSQLSLMDLMLVCNIVPKMAVNFLSGRKSISFAGCGIQIGFFVSLVGSEGLLLGLMAYDRYVAISHPLHYPILMSQRVCLQIAGSSWAFGILDGIIQMVAAMSLPYCGSRDVDHFFCEVPALLKLACADTSLFDTLLFACCVFMLLLPFSIIVTSYARILGAVLRMHSAHSRKKALATCSSHLTAVSLFYGAAMFIYLRPRRYRAPSHDKIVSIFYTVLTPMLNPLIYSLRNREVMGALRKGLDRCKVGSQH, encoded by the coding sequence ATGGGAATATGGCTGAACGAATCGTCTGTAGATGGGTTCATCCTCCTAGGCATCTTCTCCCAGAGCCAGACtgactttctcctcttctctgcgGTCATGCTAGTCTTCACAGTGGCACTCTGTGGGAatgtcctcctcatcctcctcatctaCACTGACCCCCGActtcacacccccatgtacttcttcctcagtcaGCTCTCCCTCATGGACCTCATGCTGGTCTGTAACATTGTGCCAAAGATGGCAGTCAACTTCCTGTCTGGCAGGAAGTCCATCTCCTTTGCTGGTTGTGGCATACAGATTGGATTTTTTGTCTCTCTTGTGGGATCGGAGGGTCTCTTGTTAGGACTCATGGcttatgatcgctatgtggccattAGCCACCCACTTCACTATCCCATTCTCATGAGCCAAAGGGTCTGTCTCCAGATTGCTGGAAGTTCCTGGGCCTTTGGGATCCTTGATGGAATAATTCAGATGGTGGCAGCCATGAGCCTGCCCTACTGTGGCTCGCGGGATGTAGATCACTTCTTCTGTGAGGTGCCAGCTTTACTGAAGCTGGCCTGTGCAGACACATCCCTTTTTGACACCCTGCTCTTTGCTTGCTGCGTCTTTatgctgcttcttcctttctccatcattGTGACTTCCTATGCTCGCATTTTGGGGGCTGTGCTCCGTATGCACTCTGCTCATTCCCGAAAAAAGGCTCTGGCCACCTGTTCCTCCCACCTAACAGCCGTCTCTCTCTTCTATGGGGCAGCCATGTTCATCTATCTGAGACCAAGACGATATCGAGCTCCTAGCCATGACAAAATTGTCTCAATCTTCTACACAGTTCTTACTCCCATGCTCAACCCCCTCATTTATAGCTTGAGAAACAGGGAGGTGATGGGGGCTCTGCGAAAAGGGCTGGACCGTTGCAAGGTTGGCAGCCAGCATTGA